In Scatophagus argus isolate fScaArg1 chromosome 7, fScaArg1.pri, whole genome shotgun sequence, a genomic segment contains:
- the slc25a44a gene encoding solute carrier family 25 member 44a has protein sequence MQQKGAIQIIEWEDLDKRKFYSLGVFMTLTTRATVYPASLIRTRLQVQKGKALYSGTFDAFCKILRAEGVQGLYRGFMVNTFTLVSGQAYITTYELVRKYVSHYSPSNTVKSVVAGGAASLVAQTITVPIDVVSQQLMMQGQGQHLTRFKAKPKMMLAATKRRLTFGQTRDITVQILAADGFRGFYRGYVASLLTYIPNSALWWPFYHFYAEQLSLLAPSECPHLILQALAGPMAAATASTITNPMDVVRARVQVEGRASVIETFKQLLAEEGVWGLTKGLSARIISSLPTSVLIVVGYETLKRLSLRADLIESRHW, from the exons ATGCAGCAGAAAGGTGCGATCCAAATTATCGAATGGGAGGACCTGGACAAGAGGAAGTTCTACTCCCTGGGTGTGTTCATGACCTTGACCACCAGGGCTACCGTCTACCCGGCCAGCCTCATCCGCACTCGCCTCCAGGTGCAGAAGGGGAAGGCGCTTTACTCCGGCACCTTTGATGCTTTCTGCAAAATCCTGCGAGCTGAGGGCGTGCAAGGCCTGTACCGTGGCTTTATGGTCAACACGTTCACCCTGGTCTCAGGACAGGCTTATATCACCACCTATGAACTGGTGCGCAAGTACGTGTCCCATTACTCACCCAGCAACACGGTGAAGTCGGTGGTGGCGGGCGGGGCAGCGTCCCTGGTGGCCCAGACCATCACTGTGCCCATAGATGTGGTGTCTCAGCAGCTGATGATGCAAGGACAGGGACAACACCTGACTCGCTTCAAGGCCAAACCCAAAATGATGCTTGCAGCAACCAAACGCAGACTGACTTTCGGGCAAACCCGTGACATTACGGTGCAGATTCTTGCAGCCGATGGCTTCAGGGGGTTTTACAGGGGCTATGTGGCATCGCTGCTCACGTACATCCCAAACAGTGCGCTGTGGTGGCCTTTTTACCATTTTTATGCAG AGCAGCTGTCCTTGTTGGCACCGAGCGAGTGCCCCCATCTGATTCTGCAGGCTTTGGCAGGACCAATGGCAGCAGCCACGGCCTCCACCATCACCAACCCCATGGATGTTGTTCGAGCAAGAGTTCAG GTGGAGGGACGAGCGTCTGTCATCGAGACgttcaaacagctgctggcaGAGGAGGGCGTCTGGGGACTGACCAAGGGGCTGTCGGCCCGCATCATTTCCTCCCTGCCCACGTCGGTGCTCATCGTGGTGGGATACGAGACGCTGAAGAGACTGAGCCTGCGAGCTGATCTGATCGAGTCCAGACACTGGTGA